One window of Triticum dicoccoides isolate Atlit2015 ecotype Zavitan chromosome 5A, WEW_v2.0, whole genome shotgun sequence genomic DNA carries:
- the LOC119296937 gene encoding germin-like protein 8-4 translates to MASSSSLFLLAVLLAVVSWQATAYDPSPLQDFCVADMKSPVRVNGFPCKDPMAVNPEDFFNLAMLDKPRDTKNSKVGSNVTNINVINFPGLNTLGISLARIDYGPLGVNTPHIHPRATELLTVLEGTLYLGFVTSNPNRLFSRVVKKGDVFVFPKAMIHFQMNLAHDKPAAALSSLSSQNPGVISIANAVFGSNPPISDDVLATAFQVEKKLIDWLQSQFWENNHY, encoded by the exons AtggcctcctcttcctccttgtTTCTCCTTGCCGTGCTTCTTGCGGTGGTCTCATGGCAGGCCACTGCCTATGACCCTAGCCCTCTGCAAGACTTCTGCGTCGCCGACATGAAGTCACCTG TGCGAGTTAATGGATTTCCTTGCAAGGACCCAATGGCCGTCAACCCGGAAGATTTCTTCAATCTAGCCATGCTTGACAAACCTAGGGATACTAAGAACAGCAAGGTTGGGTCCAACGTCACCAACATTAACGTCATCAATTTTCCTGGCCTCAACACCCTTGGTATCTCGCTGGCACGCATCGACTATGGACCATTGGGCGTGAACACACCACATATACATCCCCGTGCCACTGAGCTCCTTACTGTGCTTGAGGGAACTCTCTACCTTGGATTTGTCACATCCAACCCAAATAGGCTCTTCTCCAGGGTGGTCAAGAAGGGTGACGTATTTGTGTTCCCGAAGGCAATGATCCACTTCCAAATGAATCTAGCGCATGACAAGCCAGCAGCTGCGTTGTCATCACTCAGCAGCCAAAACCCAGGAGTTATTTCTATTGCCAATGCAGTCTTTGGATCAAACCCACCCATTTCGGATGATGTTTTGGCCACGGCGTTTCAGGTGGAAAAGAAACTGATTGATTGGCTCCAATCTCAGTTCTGGGAGAATAACCACTACTAA